The Mytilus trossulus isolate FHL-02 chromosome 3, PNRI_Mtr1.1.1.hap1, whole genome shotgun sequence genome contains a region encoding:
- the LOC134712186 gene encoding leucine repeat adapter protein 25-like — MTEAHGLPPLPKCFNGLLANGEKVLNGVDHDAKDKVKDADAIKIKVPVKTERHNETEKNASPFSRLNVALNRLKDEMVGLRQLDMSLLSQLWSLNDAIQDYKAVVQERCSETNSEYSWGMNSRTSSIGSMDDYDWNADIHLQPENHVPNSVHSSTSSLLQQINELKQRAETEF; from the exons ATGACAGAGGCCCATGGGCTACCACCTTTGCCAAAATGTTTTAATGGACTTTTAGCGAACGGTGAAAAAGTTCTAAATGGTGTCGACCATGATGCAAAAGACAAAGTTAAAGATGCAGATGCTATCAAAATAAAAGTTCCTGTGAAAACAGAGAGACATAATGAAACGGAAAAAAATGCATCGCCATTCTCAAGATTAAATGTTGCACTCAATAGACTTAAAGATGAAATG GTTGGTCTACGACAGCTAGACATGTCATTGTTGTCACAGCTTTGGTCACTGAATGATGCAATACAAGATTACAAAGCTGTTGTACAAGAGAGATGTTCAGAGACTAATTCAGAATACTCTTGGGGGATGAACAGTAGGACCAGCTCTATAGGAAGTATGGATGATTATGACTGGAATGCTGACATTCATTTACAACCAGAAAATCACGTCCCTAATTCAGTGCACAGTAGTACGTCAAGTCTTCTTCAGCAGATTAATGAACTTAAACAAAGGGCTGAAACAGAATTTTGA